CACTCCCATGCTCCCGGCCAGTGCCTCCGCGTCGCCGATGCCGCACTCCTCACGCAGCAGCCTCCAGCCGTGCGCCGACACGACGAGCCACACCGGAACGCCGGCACCCGCCAGGACCTGGAGCAGCCTGAGGCCGTAGGGAGCACCTGACGCTCCGGTTATCGCCATGACGACAGGCAGACGGGTCATCCACCCCTCCGGTTCGGAGCCGGCCGACGCACGCCATGCGACGGCGGCCGCGGCGGCGGCGGCTTGCGCGGTGCTCCCGGCGGTCGCCGCGTCGTGCCGCCGCCCCGCCTCTTGGAGCCGCCCCTCCCTGGAATCATCACCGGAGCACCACGTCGGCTATCGCACCCATCATCACCGCGGCAGAGATGATCCCGTTCATGGCGAAGAAGGCGGCATCCAGCTTCGAGTAATCTCCCGGATGCACGAGCCGGTGCTCCCATATGAGCAAGACCACGGCGACCACCACGCCGGCCAGATACCAAGCGCCAAACCCAGCTGCTACGCCGAATGCCACCAGTGCCACCGCGGCGCCGAGGTGCAGCCCGCGCGCCACCGCGATGGCTGGCCCGGGCCCCAGGGCCACCGTCATGGAGCGGAGCCCGTGCTCCCGGTCGAACTGCTCGTCCTGGAGGGAGTACAGCACGTCGAATCCGCCGCCCCAGCAGGTGACGACCAGGGCCAGGAGCACGATCACCCACCACGGGGAGCTCCACGCG
This portion of the Gemmatimonadales bacterium genome encodes:
- a CDS encoding UbiA family prenyltransferase gives rise to the protein AWSSPWWVIVLLALVVTCWGGGFDVLYSLQDEQFDREHGLRSMTVALGPGPAIAVARGLHLGAAVALVAFGVAAGFGAWYLAGVVVAVVLLIWEHRLVHPGDYSKLDAAFFAMNGIISAAVMMGAIADVVLR